The following are from one region of the Syngnathus acus chromosome 10, fSynAcu1.2, whole genome shotgun sequence genome:
- the LOC119128363 gene encoding treacle protein-like isoform X1 yields MPGKQQFKPGDLVFAKMKGYPHWPARVCKLDEPHKKRLGVFFFGTHQIGHLLPENLIPFSGNKLKYGTGVRLKGFSEGMWEIQNTPGIGKKSTFAAKSPPAKPVATSKTTCAAAIPAAAVKSSPGGADANVAAVKTSSEAASRAGSTLLLKECVVKCGPAKTLHDHLSGANELASASQPASAVTASDSGTKSELVTKTLRRSSFRSSAQVQLEEKKIDTQTRQEASMVKGGVAGQTPGSTPRRRGWPQRRGRPRNIPAETKSDVLQAKESQTAPSGAHVTASTLRLKPCVVKCIPAKTPDTHKSASEPARPSAGTPAGDLATAQEASAPVVKRKPGRPRKIWREKSQVAVEPSKRTHDFPSPASANTPADSHGAAPAPKMADQAQPAATQTSGIDDGGKDERDAKMEKLTPGRRGGKRKKKEEAEQEGGEKGRTKMMPEVSTARRGGKKMRVDGEKQAGAEKGKAEVATEESTLSRGGKRKRKETKQEGELEKTLPSREGKKKVGGKEETEQKSDKEGKTATAEEAAAAEETTPSRRKRDDAQQEKIEAIAEETSPSQEDQAKAKEGKKEQTKREGKTEAMQSQPSRGGKRKEETEQKRSADARTEATAEEASGREGKTKRKAREDTKQMGGEEGKAVLTTHETAPRPGEKSKTKEARKEEAKRGGGERLAKTQGDPAPSQEDGTQTNQREENKRSGDEEAKTRATAEDSTLSSEEKTNEGKKEETKQVGDEEGKATAEEGSTLGEKTKEGGKERNKNLGDEEGQTTAQGSTLGEKTKEGGKEETEQSDGKEGKPQESTASPQGHQSDQTKQLGDEEGKTKATTEESMPGRDGRTKRKEREEAKHTKVTTDEFRPSRGDQAKAKEGKKEESKEGKTKARTEESRSSHEEGEKEETKPTGGKEGKTERTATEESTLSREGKMKTRGYKEEEENKPVGGREGKTKVTSEESALCPGEKAKTKEGQKDVAKQTPGKEAKTTEESTVSRRGGQKDDDKQEGKTKATAEEEASRGDKRKRKEGQREKTKQEGGQKAKPELPAEESTPGPGGRKRQRRPVEKDQSKRLGHPGGKPEVTAAAGKSRPPEERRGKVTRADARRDARQGADRENCKSQSEPRMHQETRGEKKSRSRKAAAAMEQSDAAEEEQQRRRWRLAAKRESVLKSLRGLLKASRGAKRRDAGTKSFTKAAIRAKAKRPRGHTLKESNARKKMTQPPATASPPVAEHTNTTAKQSDGKVKDSRPPSEDELQKKDAKKLIGKIVKATTKVQVKTMMGGATVAPPEEEEEKAAATAANTERTADLSDEEERKPHRVWTEDEKDVAKAAGKRQRHEPPPHKDAKQQSGGRSRKANVHDNQRCDSGENHQQHKNNVNLTPTDSTLHRIHGDIRISLKSDNPDVAKCLAALDQLSGVYVTSQHVHRHSELISTLRKMRFYRANQDIMDKAAMLYNRFKNAFLLGEGEEVVSAAFLRSLLKEKEREEVQRCKKEKAAGGEKDDGCQAPSAD; encoded by the exons ATGCCGGGGAAACAGCAGTTTAAACCAGGCGACCTCGTGTTCGCCAAAATGAAGGGCTACCCTCACTGGCCTGCCAGG GTCTGTAAATTGGATGAGCCACACAAGAAGCGACTTGGTGTCTTCTTTTTCGGGACCCATCAGAT aggTCACCTCCTGCCGGAAAATCTGATCCCATTCTCTGGGAATAAGTTGAAGTACGGCACCGGCGTTCGACTTAAAGGCTTCTCCGAGGGCATGTGGGAGATCCAGAACACACCCGGAATCGGCAAGAAATCCACA TTTGCAGCTAAAAGTCCACCTGCGAAACCAGTAGCCACTTCGAAAACAACCTGCGCAGCCGCAATACCGGCTGCCGCAGTCAAAAGCTCGCCCGGAGGCGCCGATGCAAACGTCGCTGCTGTGAAAACGTCTTCGGAGGCGGCTAGCCGCGCCGGCAGCACCTTGCTCCTGAAGGAGTGTGTGGTCAAATGCGGCCCGGCCAAGACTCTGCACGATCACCTGAGCGGCGCCAACGAGTTGGCGAGCGCGAGCCAGCCGGCGAGCGCTGTGACCGCATCCGACAGCGGGACAAAAAGTGAGCTGGTGACAAAAACTCTGAGAAGATCTTCATTCAGGTCATCCGCGCAAGTGCAactggaggaaaagaaaatagataCTCAAACCCGACAGGAAGCCTCCATGGTCAAAGGTGGCGTGGCGGGACAGACGCCAGGATCGACGCCACGGAGACGAGGATGGCCGCAGAGACGAGGACGGCCGAGGAACATCCCGGCAGAAACCAAGAGCGACGTACTGCAG GCCAAAGAAAGCCAGACGGCGCCGAGCGGCGCGCATGTGACCGCTAGCACGCTGCGACTGAAGCCCTGCGTGGTCAAATGCATCCCCGCAAAGACCCCGGACACTCACAAGTCGGCCAGCGAGCCGGCCAGGCCGTCTGCAGGGACGCCAGCGGGTGACCTCGCAACTGCACAGGAAGCTTCGGCGCCCGTGGTGAAGAGGAAGCCGGGACGGCCGAGGAAAATCTGGAGAGAGAAGAGCCAG GTTGCAGTTGAGCCATCAAAAAGGACACACGACTTCCCGTCTCCCGCCAGCGCAAACACACCAGCCGACTCCCACGGTGCAGCGCCTGCTCCCAAAATGGCCGATCAGGCCCAACCTGCCGCCACGCAAACGTCCGGCATCGACGACGGCGGTAAAGATGAGCGGGATGCTAAGATGGAGAAGTTGACACCTGGCCGCCGAggagggaagaggaagaaaaaagaggAGGCGGAGCAGGAAGGAGGCGAGAAAGGAAGGACAAAGATGATGCCGGAGGTGTCGACAGCGCGCAGAggggggaagaaaatgagagTCGACGGGGAAAAGCAGGCAGGAGCCGAGAAGGGAAAGGCGGAGGTGGCGACCGAGGAGTCCACGTTAAGCCGAGGAGGGAAGCGGAAGAGAAAGGAGaccaagcaggaaggtgagcTAGAAAAGACGCTACCGAGCcgagaaggaaagaaaaaagtcggGGGAAAGGAGGAGACCGAGCAGAAGAGCGACAAAGAAGGGAAGACGGCGACggcggaggaggcggcggcggcggaggaga CGACACCGAGTCGGAGAAAAAGAGATGACGCCCAGCAAGAAAAGATTGAGGCCATCGCGGAGGAGACGTCGCCTAGTCAAGAAGACCAGGCAAAGgccaaagaaggaaaaaaggagCAGACCAAACGGGAAGGAAAGACAGAGGCCATGCAGTCGCAACCTAGCCGAGGAGGAAAGAGAAAGGAGGAGACCGAGCAGAAGAGAAGCGCAGACGCAAGAACGGAGGCCACGGCCGAGGAAGCGTCTGGCCGAGAAGGGAAGACAAAACGTAAAGCGAGGGAAGACACCAAGCAGATGGGAGGTGAGGAAGGAAAGGCGGTGTTGACCACGCACGAGACGGCGCCTCGCCCAGGCGAGAagtcaaagacaaaagaagCCAGAAAGGAGGAGGCCAAGCGAGGTGGAGGAGAAAGGCTAGCAAAGACGCAGGGTGATCCGGCACCTAGCCAAGAAGACGggacacaaacaaaccaaagggAGGAGAACAAGCGGTCAGGCGACGAGGAAGCAAAGACCAGGGCGACGGCCGAGGACTCCACGCTCAGCTCAGAAGAGAAGACAAATGAAGGCAAAAAGGAAGAGACCAAGCAGGTAGGAGACGAGGAAGGAAAGGCAACGGCGGAGGAGGGCTCGACACTCggagagaagacaaaagaagggggaaaggaaaggaacaaGAACTTAGGAGATGAGGAAGGACAGACAACGGCGCAGGGCTCCACACTTGGGGAGAAGACAAAAGAAGGGGGAAAGGAAGAGACCGAGCAGTCGGATGGCAAGGAAGGAAAACCGCAAGAGTCAACAGCCAGCCCACAAGGCCACCAAAGCGACCAGACCAAGCAGTTAGGAGACGAGGAAGGAAAGACAAAGGCCACGACGGAGGAGTCCATGCCTGGCCGAGACGggaggacaaaaagaaaagaacggGAGGAGGCCAAGCACACCAAGGTGACCACTGACGAGTTCAGGCCTAGCCGAGGAGACCAGGCAAAGGcaaaagaagggaaaaaggaggagagcaaggaaggaaagacaaaGGCGAGGACAGAGGAGTCAAGATCCAGCCACGAAGAAGGCGAAAAAGAGGAGACCAAGCCGACGGGAGGCAAAGAAGGAAAGACCGAGAGGACCGCGACGGAGGAGTCCACGTTGAGCCGAGAAGGAAAGATGAAGACAAGAGGAtacaaagaggaggaggagaacaaGCCGGTGGGAGGCCGGGAAGGAAAGACAAAGGTGACTTCAGAGGAGTCCGCCCTTTGCCCAGGAGAGAaggcaaagacaaaagaagGCCAAAAAGATGTGGCCAAGCAGACGCCAGGAAAGGAAGCCAAGACCACAGAGGAGTCCACGGTGAGCCGAAGAGGAGGCCAAAAGGATGACGACAAGCAGGAAGGAAAGACAAAGGCGAccgcggaggaggaggcgagCCGAGGAGACAAGAGGAAACGAAAAGAAGGCCAAAGGGAGAAGACCAAACAGGAGGGAGGCCAGAAAGCAAAGCCGGAGTTGCCGGCAGAGGAGTCCACGCCCGGCCCAGGAGGAAGGAAGAGGCAGAGAAGACCAGTTGAAAAAGACCAGAGCAAGCGCCTAGGACACCCGGGAGGCAAGCCCGAGGTCACGGCGGCGGCCGGGAAAAGCAGGCCGCCCGAAGAGCGACGCGGGAAGGTGACCAGAGCCGACGCCCGGCGAGACGCCCGCCAGGGAGCCGATCGAGAGAACTGCAAAAGCCAGAGCGAGCCCAGGATGCACCAGGAAACCAGAGGAGAGAAGAAGAGCAGGTCGAGGAAAGCAGCCGCGGCCATGGAGCAAAGCGACGCCGCGGAAGAAGAG cagcagcggcggcggtggcggctgGCGGCCAAGCGGGAGAGCGTCCTCAAGTCGCTGCGAGGTCTGCTCAAGGCCAGCAGGGGCGCCAAGCGCAGGGACGCCGGCACCAAGAGCTTCAC GAAGGCCGCCATCAGAGCCAAGGCCAAGCGGCCGCGGGGCCACACGCTCAAAGAATCCAACGCCAGAAAGAAGATGACGCAGCCGCCCGCGACGGCGAGTCCACCCGTCGCGGAACATACAAACACCACGGCCAAACAAAGCGACGGCAAGGTCAAAGACAGTCGGCCGCCGTCGGAGGACGAGCTCCAGAAGAAAGATGCCAAGAAGTTGATTGGCAAAATTGTGAAAGCAACCACCAAGGTTCAGGTGAAGACCATGATGGGCGGAGCCACGGTGGCGccgccggaggaggaggaggagaaggcggCGGCCACCGCCGCAAACACCGAGAGGACGGCGGACCTAAGCGACGAAGAGGAGAGGAAGCCGCACCGAGTCTGGACGGAGGACGAGAAAGACGTCGCAAAGGCTGCGGGCAAGAGGCAACGCCATGAGCCGCCGCCGCACAAGGACGCCAAGCAGCAAAGTGGCGGCAGGAGCCGCAAAGCCAACGTGCACGACAATCAGCGTTGCGACTCCGGAGAGAATCACCAGCAGCACAAGAACAACGTGAACTTGACGCCCACCGATTCCACCCTGCACAGAATCCACGGAGACATCCGCATCTCGCTCAAAAGCGACAACCCG GATGTTGCCAAGTGTCTGGCGGCGTTGGATCAGCTCAGCGGCGTCTACGTAACGTCACAGCACGTCCACAGACACAGCGAGCTCATCTCCACTCTCAGGAAG ATGCGCTTCTACCGCGCCAACCAGGACATCATGGACAAGGCGGCCATGTTGTACAACCGCTTCAAGAACGCCTTCCTCCTCGGCGAGGGCGAGGAGGTTGTGAGCGCCGCCTTCCTGCGCTCGCTGCTGAAGGAGAAGGAACGTGAGGAGGTGCAGCGCTGCAAGAAGGAAAAGGCGGCGGGAGGCGAGAAGGACGACGGATGCCAGGCGCCTTCAG CGGACTAG
- the LOC119128363 gene encoding filaggrin-2-like isoform X4, producing the protein MPGKQQFKPGDLVFAKMKGYPHWPARVCKLDEPHKKRLGVFFFGTHQIGHLLPENLIPFSGNKLKYGTGVRLKGFSEGMWEIQNTPGIGKKSTFAAKSPPAKPVATSKTTCAAAIPAAAVKSSPGGADANVAAVKTSSEAASRAGSTLLLKECVVKCGPAKTLHDHLSGANELASASQPASAVTASDSGTKSELVTKTLRRSSFRSSAQVQLEEKKIDTQTRQEASMVKGGVAGQTPGSTPRRRGWPQRRGRPRNIPAETKSDVLQAKESQTAPSGAHVTASTLRLKPCVVKCIPAKTPDTHKSASEPARPSAGTPAGDLATAQEASAPVVKRKPGRPRKIWREKSQVAVEPSKRTHDFPSPASANTPADSHGAAPAPKMADQAQPAATQTSGIDDGGKDERDAKMEKLTPGRRGGKRKKKEEAEQEGGEKGRTKMMPEVSTARRGGKKMRVDGEKQAGAEKGKAEVATEESTLSRGGKRKRKETKQEGELEKTLPSREGKKKVGGKEETEQKSDKEGKTATAEEPTPSRRKRDDAQQEKIEAIAEETSPSQEDQAKAKEGKKEQTKREGKTEAMQSQPSRGGKRKEETEQKRSADARTEATAEEASGREGKTKRKAREDTKQMGGEEGKAVLTTHETAPRPGEKSKTKEARKEEAKRGGGERLAKTQGDPAPSQEDGTQTNQREENKRSGDEEAKTRATAEDSTLSSEEKTNEGKKEETKQVGDEEGKATAEEGSTLGEKTKEGGKERNKNLGDEEGQTTAQGSTLGEKTKEGGKEETEQSDGKEGKPQESTASPQGHQSDQTKQLGDEEGKTKATTEESMPGRDGRTKRKEREEAKHTKVTTDEFRPSRGDQAKAKEGKKEESKEGKTKARTEESRSSHEEGEKEETKPTGGKEGKTERTATEESTLSREGKMKTRGYKEEEENKPVGGREGKTKVTSEESALCPGEKAKTKEGQKDVAKQTPGKEAKTTEESTVSRRGGQKDDDKQEGKTKATAEEEASRGDKRKRKEGQREKTKQEGGQKAKPELPAEESTPGPGGRKRQRRPVEKDQSKRLGHPGGKPEVTAAAGKSRPPEERRGKVTRADARRDARQGADRENCKSQSEPRMHQETRGEKKSRSRKAAAAMEQSDAAEEEQQRRRWRLAAKRESVLKSLRGLLKASRGAKRRDAGTKSFTKAAIRAKAKRPRGHTLKESNARKKMTQPPATASPPVAEHTNTTAKQSDGKVKDSRPPSEDELQKKDAKKLIGKIVKATTKVQVKTMMGGATVAPPEEEEEKAAATAANTERTADLSDEEERKPHRVWTEDEKDVAKAAGKRQRHEPPPHKDAKQQSGGRSRKANVHDNQRCDSGENHQQHKNNVNLTPTDSTLHRIHGDIRISLKSDNPDVAKCLAALDQLSGVYVTSQHVHRHSELISTLRKMRFYRANQDIMDKAAMLYNRFKNAFLLGEGEEVVSAAFLRSLLKEKEREEVQRCKKEKAAGGEKDDGCQAPSAD; encoded by the exons ATGCCGGGGAAACAGCAGTTTAAACCAGGCGACCTCGTGTTCGCCAAAATGAAGGGCTACCCTCACTGGCCTGCCAGG GTCTGTAAATTGGATGAGCCACACAAGAAGCGACTTGGTGTCTTCTTTTTCGGGACCCATCAGAT aggTCACCTCCTGCCGGAAAATCTGATCCCATTCTCTGGGAATAAGTTGAAGTACGGCACCGGCGTTCGACTTAAAGGCTTCTCCGAGGGCATGTGGGAGATCCAGAACACACCCGGAATCGGCAAGAAATCCACA TTTGCAGCTAAAAGTCCACCTGCGAAACCAGTAGCCACTTCGAAAACAACCTGCGCAGCCGCAATACCGGCTGCCGCAGTCAAAAGCTCGCCCGGAGGCGCCGATGCAAACGTCGCTGCTGTGAAAACGTCTTCGGAGGCGGCTAGCCGCGCCGGCAGCACCTTGCTCCTGAAGGAGTGTGTGGTCAAATGCGGCCCGGCCAAGACTCTGCACGATCACCTGAGCGGCGCCAACGAGTTGGCGAGCGCGAGCCAGCCGGCGAGCGCTGTGACCGCATCCGACAGCGGGACAAAAAGTGAGCTGGTGACAAAAACTCTGAGAAGATCTTCATTCAGGTCATCCGCGCAAGTGCAactggaggaaaagaaaatagataCTCAAACCCGACAGGAAGCCTCCATGGTCAAAGGTGGCGTGGCGGGACAGACGCCAGGATCGACGCCACGGAGACGAGGATGGCCGCAGAGACGAGGACGGCCGAGGAACATCCCGGCAGAAACCAAGAGCGACGTACTGCAG GCCAAAGAAAGCCAGACGGCGCCGAGCGGCGCGCATGTGACCGCTAGCACGCTGCGACTGAAGCCCTGCGTGGTCAAATGCATCCCCGCAAAGACCCCGGACACTCACAAGTCGGCCAGCGAGCCGGCCAGGCCGTCTGCAGGGACGCCAGCGGGTGACCTCGCAACTGCACAGGAAGCTTCGGCGCCCGTGGTGAAGAGGAAGCCGGGACGGCCGAGGAAAATCTGGAGAGAGAAGAGCCAG GTTGCAGTTGAGCCATCAAAAAGGACACACGACTTCCCGTCTCCCGCCAGCGCAAACACACCAGCCGACTCCCACGGTGCAGCGCCTGCTCCCAAAATGGCCGATCAGGCCCAACCTGCCGCCACGCAAACGTCCGGCATCGACGACGGCGGTAAAGATGAGCGGGATGCTAAGATGGAGAAGTTGACACCTGGCCGCCGAggagggaagaggaagaaaaaagaggAGGCGGAGCAGGAAGGAGGCGAGAAAGGAAGGACAAAGATGATGCCGGAGGTGTCGACAGCGCGCAGAggggggaagaaaatgagagTCGACGGGGAAAAGCAGGCAGGAGCCGAGAAGGGAAAGGCGGAGGTGGCGACCGAGGAGTCCACGTTAAGCCGAGGAGGGAAGCGGAAGAGAAAGGAGaccaagcaggaaggtgagcTAGAAAAGACGCTACCGAGCcgagaaggaaagaaaaaagtcggGGGAAAGGAGGAGACCGAGCAGAAGAGCGACAAAGAAGGGAAGACGGCGACggcggaggag CCGACACCGAGTCGGAGAAAAAGAGATGACGCCCAGCAAGAAAAGATTGAGGCCATCGCGGAGGAGACGTCGCCTAGTCAAGAAGACCAGGCAAAGgccaaagaaggaaaaaaggagCAGACCAAACGGGAAGGAAAGACAGAGGCCATGCAGTCGCAACCTAGCCGAGGAGGAAAGAGAAAGGAGGAGACCGAGCAGAAGAGAAGCGCAGACGCAAGAACGGAGGCCACGGCCGAGGAAGCGTCTGGCCGAGAAGGGAAGACAAAACGTAAAGCGAGGGAAGACACCAAGCAGATGGGAGGTGAGGAAGGAAAGGCGGTGTTGACCACGCACGAGACGGCGCCTCGCCCAGGCGAGAagtcaaagacaaaagaagCCAGAAAGGAGGAGGCCAAGCGAGGTGGAGGAGAAAGGCTAGCAAAGACGCAGGGTGATCCGGCACCTAGCCAAGAAGACGggacacaaacaaaccaaagggAGGAGAACAAGCGGTCAGGCGACGAGGAAGCAAAGACCAGGGCGACGGCCGAGGACTCCACGCTCAGCTCAGAAGAGAAGACAAATGAAGGCAAAAAGGAAGAGACCAAGCAGGTAGGAGACGAGGAAGGAAAGGCAACGGCGGAGGAGGGCTCGACACTCggagagaagacaaaagaagggggaaaggaaaggaacaaGAACTTAGGAGATGAGGAAGGACAGACAACGGCGCAGGGCTCCACACTTGGGGAGAAGACAAAAGAAGGGGGAAAGGAAGAGACCGAGCAGTCGGATGGCAAGGAAGGAAAACCGCAAGAGTCAACAGCCAGCCCACAAGGCCACCAAAGCGACCAGACCAAGCAGTTAGGAGACGAGGAAGGAAAGACAAAGGCCACGACGGAGGAGTCCATGCCTGGCCGAGACGggaggacaaaaagaaaagaacggGAGGAGGCCAAGCACACCAAGGTGACCACTGACGAGTTCAGGCCTAGCCGAGGAGACCAGGCAAAGGcaaaagaagggaaaaaggaggagagcaaggaaggaaagacaaaGGCGAGGACAGAGGAGTCAAGATCCAGCCACGAAGAAGGCGAAAAAGAGGAGACCAAGCCGACGGGAGGCAAAGAAGGAAAGACCGAGAGGACCGCGACGGAGGAGTCCACGTTGAGCCGAGAAGGAAAGATGAAGACAAGAGGAtacaaagaggaggaggagaacaaGCCGGTGGGAGGCCGGGAAGGAAAGACAAAGGTGACTTCAGAGGAGTCCGCCCTTTGCCCAGGAGAGAaggcaaagacaaaagaagGCCAAAAAGATGTGGCCAAGCAGACGCCAGGAAAGGAAGCCAAGACCACAGAGGAGTCCACGGTGAGCCGAAGAGGAGGCCAAAAGGATGACGACAAGCAGGAAGGAAAGACAAAGGCGAccgcggaggaggaggcgagCCGAGGAGACAAGAGGAAACGAAAAGAAGGCCAAAGGGAGAAGACCAAACAGGAGGGAGGCCAGAAAGCAAAGCCGGAGTTGCCGGCAGAGGAGTCCACGCCCGGCCCAGGAGGAAGGAAGAGGCAGAGAAGACCAGTTGAAAAAGACCAGAGCAAGCGCCTAGGACACCCGGGAGGCAAGCCCGAGGTCACGGCGGCGGCCGGGAAAAGCAGGCCGCCCGAAGAGCGACGCGGGAAGGTGACCAGAGCCGACGCCCGGCGAGACGCCCGCCAGGGAGCCGATCGAGAGAACTGCAAAAGCCAGAGCGAGCCCAGGATGCACCAGGAAACCAGAGGAGAGAAGAAGAGCAGGTCGAGGAAAGCAGCCGCGGCCATGGAGCAAAGCGACGCCGCGGAAGAAGAG cagcagcggcggcggtggcggctgGCGGCCAAGCGGGAGAGCGTCCTCAAGTCGCTGCGAGGTCTGCTCAAGGCCAGCAGGGGCGCCAAGCGCAGGGACGCCGGCACCAAGAGCTTCAC GAAGGCCGCCATCAGAGCCAAGGCCAAGCGGCCGCGGGGCCACACGCTCAAAGAATCCAACGCCAGAAAGAAGATGACGCAGCCGCCCGCGACGGCGAGTCCACCCGTCGCGGAACATACAAACACCACGGCCAAACAAAGCGACGGCAAGGTCAAAGACAGTCGGCCGCCGTCGGAGGACGAGCTCCAGAAGAAAGATGCCAAGAAGTTGATTGGCAAAATTGTGAAAGCAACCACCAAGGTTCAGGTGAAGACCATGATGGGCGGAGCCACGGTGGCGccgccggaggaggaggaggagaaggcggCGGCCACCGCCGCAAACACCGAGAGGACGGCGGACCTAAGCGACGAAGAGGAGAGGAAGCCGCACCGAGTCTGGACGGAGGACGAGAAAGACGTCGCAAAGGCTGCGGGCAAGAGGCAACGCCATGAGCCGCCGCCGCACAAGGACGCCAAGCAGCAAAGTGGCGGCAGGAGCCGCAAAGCCAACGTGCACGACAATCAGCGTTGCGACTCCGGAGAGAATCACCAGCAGCACAAGAACAACGTGAACTTGACGCCCACCGATTCCACCCTGCACAGAATCCACGGAGACATCCGCATCTCGCTCAAAAGCGACAACCCG GATGTTGCCAAGTGTCTGGCGGCGTTGGATCAGCTCAGCGGCGTCTACGTAACGTCACAGCACGTCCACAGACACAGCGAGCTCATCTCCACTCTCAGGAAG ATGCGCTTCTACCGCGCCAACCAGGACATCATGGACAAGGCGGCCATGTTGTACAACCGCTTCAAGAACGCCTTCCTCCTCGGCGAGGGCGAGGAGGTTGTGAGCGCCGCCTTCCTGCGCTCGCTGCTGAAGGAGAAGGAACGTGAGGAGGTGCAGCGCTGCAAGAAGGAAAAGGCGGCGGGAGGCGAGAAGGACGACGGATGCCAGGCGCCTTCAG CGGACTAG